The region ATGACTGAAACTATTTATAAAGACGGGATCAAAGCCGCGGTCTCACTGATAACAATAGCCGGCAGAACCGCCCCGAAAGCCAAGGGCATGGACACAATAATCATCAAAATACTAACTTCTGCCGAGCTGAAGAAGCTAATAAAAAAGATGAAAGAAATCGGTAAAACCCGCGACGCAAAAGGAATTTCAATGTCTGACGCCGTAATACTTGTGGGCGC is a window of Candidatus Omnitrophota bacterium DNA encoding:
- a CDS encoding ferredoxin; this translates as MTETIYKDGIKAAVSLITIAGRTAPKAKGMDTIIIKILTSAELKKLIKKMKEIGKTRDAKGISMSDAVILVGA